CCTCTGTGACACTCGGTCATTCCTCTGGGCCGTGGACAGGAAGCCGGGTGAGTTTTTGGTCTCGGGCTTGGACAGCTGTTTGGGTTCATATGTCCCTGGTCCAGGTGTTCCCTGTATATAAATCCTTATTAATTATAACCTATCTATAAATCATTATTAATCATAACTAGCAGTAATTGATAGTCAACTCCTCAAAAACTCCTCACATTATTTCTTAATTGCATAAAATTTTctgcaaaatttgaaaaaaattttttaaatgaaacaaaaacgaAATGCTGGCTATAGATAATAATTCCCATATATACATTGATTATAAAATACTAGTGTAGTTTTagtagatatatttttgtattatatatgcTTGACTTTCATACACTACTCACAATGACttcatgtattaaaaatttattaccTGAACTTGCATTAATTATGGCTTCTACGTGGTTTATGGTTTTGAATCAGCTGTTATTTTGTAAGCAATATAACTTAATACAATTTGTTAGCACCAGTACATATAGAAGTGTAACAGAACAAATATATACGGGCTACAGTCAGcatttttcggttatgctacaTCAGCTTCTGAGTGAGTTGCCTTACTACTCGGTAACTGTCagatgttaatacatgtagttataagcTATAATTGATCCACAATTTACATTGATGATCAGATCTCCTAATTAGATAAAACCCCAAATGACTCCACTGGCCTCCTCTGTaaagattattttcaatatactggGCAGTAACTTAAGATTTCCACCAACACAAGACACAACATTTAAATCTGTTTTGACAATGTGGAAGCTTGGTATTCCTTCCTCACCTCCTCCTTAGGACACTGTGATAGAGTGGAACAGAGAATTCGTTCCGTTCCTTTCCGGGGATGCTGTTCCACTTTCCCGAACTTTCCTTGTCGCACGCGGTGCTCTGTCTTCCAGTCGTCCACAAAAGACTTCAGCTCGTACTGCCCTGGTCCTAGGTCAGCCAGTTTCTGATCAAAAATATTAGTGTGCTTAAAATCAAACAAGCATTTTGAAAGaccatatattataatacagtTATACTGTATGCCTAAGATCCAAGATTGCCTGCAAATTAGAATCTTAATAACTTAAAGGTTAAATCAAGTTTCTTTTTACAATCTAGCATGCATAATTCTATTTGAAATCATTCACTGTCTGTACAAGAAATCAAAAGGTACTAccataatacagtaaaactcgtttattacgaacacggatattgcaaattcacggatatagcgaagtcatcttggatccccaacaatgtgaatttattcaatttctaatacggctataacgaattacagatataacgaagtaatttcttgggtcccagtgacttcgttataaccgagttttgctgtaatGTAGTTAACAAAAATCTTCTTGGTCAAAGTTTatatgtcatttattttaaGATGGTATATATGTGTAAAGATATAAGACCTATAGAGAATGCAATGTTACCAAGGCAACACTTACAGGAGCAGCCAGGTAGCCATCATTGATTGGCTTGTTTCTGTCCCCGGAGAACAAATCGTAGGGCCCCCTCAGGCTGGTCACCTTCTCCACTGCCTCCTGGGTGAAGCTCTTGAAGTTGTAGGTTCCAGGTCCCAGTTCCGAGCCCTGAGAAAAATCAGCATTCCTCAATGAaccatttacaaaaataaacaacattacgaatgataaagatttgatatattgtaataaaacaaagaatgaagATACCCATAAAAGTgcaagaatattcacatgcaaattttaaaattctgacACTTGCAAACTTTATGAAAATACAACAAAAGTTTGGTGCTTGCAATTTAATACAAAACTACAGAATTGCAGGattaactagaggtactgtgagcaagctcacaattgataccccccgctaagaaaaatcataactcatgtattttttctattatagaaaatattgaatgaatctatttcatcgtccattttctataaataacaactgctctattttttaaaactgttattgcttatatgagtacacaaaccaatttctattctttaaattccattttagttcaagttaactgttaatgcatgaggacatttgcatccttatgttaacaaacatgactcgaatcaaacgaaattccacatgtcaagcagccacttaatataaacattttgaattattggtatactgagcccgatatttttttaacaatgactttgaacttcctcaattgacctttggtcaaggtcatgacatactctcaggttataagcattctagatgtgaattaagaacttccaatatttgtccattagaaagatatggactggacacgagttttatacttttctgcaagtgaccttggccttgcccaaatgaccttgggtcaaggtcatgacaaacccttagcttataagcaatctttgtgtgaactgagaacttccaatgtttctccagaagaaagatatggaccgggcaagaattttgcacttttttctgccattgaccttgaccttgcccgaatgaccttgggtcaaggtcatgacacacccttaggtcataagcaatctttgtgtgaagtaagaacttccaatgtttctccattaaaaagatatggaccggacacgaattttgcaattttttctgtcagtgaccttgaccttgcccaaatgaccttgtgttaaggtcatgacacacccttaggtcattaacaatctttgtgtgaagttaaaacttccaatgtttctccagaagaaagatatggaccggacacgaattttgcactttttctgccagtgaccttgaccttgcccgaatgaccttggttcaaggtcatgacacacccttaggtcataagcattctttgtgtgaagtaagaacttctaatgtttctccataagaaagatatggaccggacacgaattttgcactttttctgccagtgaccttgaccttgcccaaatgaccttggttcaaggtcatgacacacccttaggtcataagcaatctttgtgtgaagtaagaacttctaatgtttctccataagaaagatatggaccggacacgaatcgaacagacagacggacagacggacggacggacggacggacggacggacaaggtgattcctatatacccccccaaacttcgtttgtgGGGGGTATAATTACTtatgtaaaatatgatatctACAGTATACATTGTCAACTATAATTTTGAGGCTTTGGGCATTTTATGGGGAACTAGAGAGAAATTGCAAATAGTTTAGGGGGCTTCAggtaaatattgaaatgaacaaCATTTTTGCTCCATTAACCATCACTGACAAAGTGCAAATACAGGGCAAAAATAACTTGGTATACAGTATTCTTATGAACTAATGAACAAATGcattttaaagctgcttggtccgatttttttgtaattacagtatcaaaattttttccatacaaatcatttatcttagaaaattATGGACTTtttcctatttacaccagcagaataagtctcctttcaaagttagaaatattcaaagtaaataaaaataatttctttttgggcaaacgaaaaaacaaaccaaaatgcatcacagGAATGTTTAGAGaaggaaaccgtttggtttcgtccccccgaataattggggttattcaaTCCGCATGATATGCattgattgtaaagaaagcaaacttcagaaatattagcgaacaaaacttACACTTtttcatttgtaatttgtctgatcatttcaaCCTATATTTAAAGTGATGTCAATGTTGTAaaacaaccatacccgtctcgtcggcAGGGGTAaactttaacatgaggcgaaataacgcagtacccttttatgtcgtttgatttgttagcaaattttgtacgaatttttcttaattgaaatttcgcttaattgactgggaaaactactgcaatgtctattattatacatatacttagcataaccatcgtttaaaagcgtgcgcaaaatttgatacaaaatcggaccaagcagctttaaatggTGTTATTGGATATAATTTAGACTTACGACAGATGGTAGATTTCTGGGGGTGGAGGAGCCAGCGTCTAGCATCCCCACAGTGCTAGTGGATTTCTTGGCCTTCTCCTCTACTGCTGAGTGGGGGATTCCACCCTTACCATAAGTACCAGGGCCTGGGGTCTCATTCTACAACAGAAAGGGCGGTCTGAATCTCAAAGTACAAGTGAATAACAACAATTCTGGTTTCCTCGACAGGTCTAAATTTTTTAGTTCTTACAGCAGCCACATTTTCTTTGAAGCGTTGATCCCTGGTCTGACAAACTCCACGAATACTTCTAGGTTTTTCCTCGGACACCTGAAGGAAATCCTTGATGTCGTATGAACCAGGAGCTAGCTTCCTTTGctgaaaataaagttaaatcaagtGTATACTAACAGTTGTAGAATACCTAAATTCCTGATGTATGATAAATCTAAAACCATCCCACTGGGCAAGTACACTAGCTGAtaatcttttaaagtttatccATCTTCATCTTGCTTTAGGCATCCTTAAGAAGTCCAATCTTTATTCTAATCTACTTTGTATATTAATTTGATGACAAAGCATATTTACATGTTGACAGGTCATGTTGTATGAATAAGTAGGCTAATGTGATTAATACCAAGAGTCGTTTCAGTTCCCACTGGTCTTTGTGTAACAGATGAGGAAGGGCGGCCATTCTCTCCACTTCGTAGGCTCGAGCCCAGCCCGGCCCACTCGCTCGCTCATCCACAGTCTTCTTATTGAACCCACCCACATCCACCTTGTATGAACCAGGGGCCAGTCGACGATTCTAAATAACAGAAAAAAGGATTCTCATATTTTCTGCATTCTGAAAACTGAAGAGTAACATGGAATCTAAACATAACCTCACATTACATGCATCTCGTAAGagtagctgcagatctgtagctctctggttgaaaaaattatgataGACAAACCagtttgtctatccgaattttttcaaccagagagctacagatctgcaacTACTCGTAAGAGGTGAATATAAGATTAACTGTATTCAACACCTTCAATTTATTgtcaaaatacaataaattaacaaagtacatTAATTGCAACAAAACACCATACATATCTTTTAAATTACAGAATAAGTTATgctttgtttttaaagattggATTTCCCAAtaacttataaattatatttcaactgtttttatttatcttttacatgcagtttcaacacatttttttttttatagtgtttaaTTGCATTCCACAAAATGAATAGAGACCACTGACCAATACATTTTATATGCAAGTTGTAGTTATTACATACTAGTTAAAGGTAGTCACTTTTCATGACAAACCCAAGGAACTTGATTGTAGGTCCCTTTCATTACCCTCATctgtaaatcaatttttatgctTTCATgatgttaaaattcattatgtaaaaattaaattcaaatcgATTTTGAATGTTGGAATGACTTCACAGTTCACAAGGCCATGTATATATGGTTACTGATCAAATATAGATTTAAAAAGCTTTATTTCAATCTTTACTTTTCGTCAATTTACAGCAGAGGTTGCAGGACAAAGTTCATTATGCTATTGAACATCTAGTGTTTGGTATATATACTTGATAGTCAAAGATTAATATAAAACTAACAATCATGTAaatgtgaaatatatttatagaactCTCAAAATAATAATGTCCAAATatagatttatatataatttcttaattatattgtattttatatttctgttttaGCCATATGTTAACTTGTATAATCAGTCAGAGTGTTTACCAGTTCATCAATGGACTTTTTATCATACGGGATCTCTGTGAAGGTCCCGGGATATTTACTTTTGGGGTGCACTCCAGAGACGTCAAATCTAAAATGATacatataatgatacaatagCAAAAGCAGTCAGTGATCCAGACATTGCAAATTGCTTGGCATGACAGATATTATAAGGCATGTAGAGTGATTCTATTTATTATTCGAAAGCGATTAATTGGGGTCATGAACACTCCCCCTAATTGGcctaaaaatgaaataagacGAATGGTGTACCTCGCTGTTTGGGTTCCAAATGGGGCCCCTGTGTATTTTTTCTCGGCCATGGTTGTATTTCTGATAAATCAGCTGATAAAATCCCAAATTTTTCactttaacatcttttttctctGTACTTCAGCGGGAAAACGTCACATGGCAACCATAACAAAAAAGGTCCGGCTATTTGACGGACTAATACTGCAGGGATTTAAAAGCCCTGCAAGGAAAAGTAAATGATCAAAAACTGTTAAATCAGTTCAATAAAATCTCCgtaatttttatatgaattataaaataattaccaaaCTTTACCATAGTTCTCTAATTTGTTGGGGGGAAAAAAGTAAAGGCTAATTAACGAAAAATTCATGTTATGAAGGGAGCTGATCAAGGATATAGAATCGAACTCCacttcacacacacacacacacacacactataCAGACACACACGCACGGatttcatgaattatatttgTAAGAATTTTGTAAACCTATCTCACAGGAACAAGTT
This portion of the Magallana gigas chromosome 7, xbMagGiga1.1, whole genome shotgun sequence genome encodes:
- the LOC105335167 gene encoding ciliary microtubule-associated protein 2, with the protein product MAEKKYTGAPFGTQTARFDVSGVHPKSKYPGTFTEIPYDKKSIDELNRRLAPGSYKVDVGGFNKKTVDERASGPGWARAYEVERMAALPHLLHKDQWELKRLLQRKLAPGSYDIKDFLQVSEEKPRSIRGVCQTRDQRFKENVAANETPGPGTYGKGGIPHSAVEEKAKKSTSTVGMLDAGSSTPRNLPSVGSELGPGTYNFKSFTQEAVEKVTSLRGPYDLFSGDRNKPINDGYLAAPKLADLGPGQYELKSFVDDWKTEHRVRQGKFGKVEQHPRKGTERILCSTLSQCPKEEGTPGPGTYEPKQLSKPETKNSPGFLSTAQRNDRVSQRFFTRNFNPVGAGRYDVQKWEECQHKNGHGSVFQSKTGKLNAVMEKFLKERVRAKDVQLKDRVFLVTPEPPEVYVGRTKAQLDFAARRAATVSNK